One Zymoseptoria tritici IPO323 chromosome 3, whole genome shotgun sequence genomic region harbors:
- a CDS encoding profilin, which yields MLTRAVNSIRRHQVNRFHSLIVHRSNVHKLTLSNSLVGTGNLDKAAIFNSEGNSVWATSAGFQVSPQEMQAIVAAYKDPGTDGVKKVQSEGLHVAGERFVVIKADDRSIYGKKGREGVVIVKTTQAILVTHYPESVQPGAATNTVETLGDYLVKVGY from the exons ATGCTAACACGAGCGGTCAACAGCATACGTCGACACCAGGTAAACCGATTCCACTCGCTGATTGTCCATCGATCCAACGTCCACAAACTGACACTCTCCAACAGCCTTGTTGGCACTGGCAACCTCGACAAGGCCGCGATCTTCAACAGCGAAGGCAACAGCGTATGGGCAACAAGTGCAGGCTTCCAGGTGTCACCACAAGAGATGCAAGCTATCGTTGCGGCGTACAAAGACCCGGGTACGGATGGTGTGAAGAAGGTGCAGAGCGAGGGACTTCACGTTGCGGGCGAGCGCTTCGTTGTGATCAAGGCGGACGACAGGAGTATCTACGGAAAGAAG GGCCGTGAGggcgtcgtcatcgtcaagACCACCCAAGCTATCCTCGTCACACATTACCCGGAGTCCGTCCAGCCAGGTGCCGCCACCAACACCGTAGAGACGCTCGGAGACTACCTGGTCAAGGTTGGATACTAG
- the MgGPCR gene encoding G protein coupled receptor produces MLPSLNDCDDCLPSYLRRRSLDSVPASTIAWSLLPLVLTWIAVFAVAQRRLFPVLSGDGEEQENGRGELPQHHVKSGSVSWKEKVKNPSAQRVASWVFSTSIGLSAVLVELLLCEISNTLNPAARGLALRTTLSSLLILSVVITPGLEIHGLVTGTLGGSKESTSTKRGKSSYIRLSLEMVLFAAWILFFWYIPQASILRKSLHEGERGHDESKHPFSEACLERIGIIGISLMASLSGFAAVSSLWQTFGVRHRTVKESDISRKASGLQATQDMLAAKASRVRALERKMSESASQTEQAGFMGRMMGGFRGSKEATELQSLRMEVSGLETMSFTLSNTLMSTRARYVEQQRSKTTWGRILNVVNMGFAIYCAYRIIATSISSLRRLTQPGYTTATTDPINNFLALVTTHWDSNLDREAWSRQISFLLSGVMLLASFNAVLQTFRVFARFAPNLLQHAQTSLPLVISQIAGTYVISSALLLRSNLPAEVSSVITEALGTPLEGGFVMGWFESWFLVAVGLTATGILVGRKVSGG; encoded by the coding sequence ATGCTCCCATCTTTGAACGATTGCGATGATTGTCTGCCATCATACTTGCGACGAAGAAGTCTCGACTCGGTGCCAGCTTCGACTATTGCGTGGTCTCTACTACCTCTAGTACTGACGTGGATCGCTGTCTTCGCGGTCGCGCAGCGGAGACTCTTCCCGGTACTATcgggcgatggagaggagcaggagaatGGCCGCGGTGAGCTTCCGCAACACCATGTCAAGAGTGGGAGCGTGAGCTGGAAGGAGAAAGTGAAGAACCCATCGGCACAGCGAGTAGCATCCTGGGTGTTCTCGACGAGCATCGGACTGTCAGCAGTTCTGGTCGAATTGCTCCTTTGCGAGATCTCCAACACACTGAATCCTGCCGCGAGAGGACTGGCGTTGAGGACGACACTGAGCTCGCTCTTAATTTTGAGCGTGGTCATCACACCTGGTTTAGAAATCCACGGACTTGTCACAGGCACGCTTGGAGGATCGAAGGAATCTACATCGACGAAGAGAGGCAAGTCGTCCTACATACGACTGAGTTTGGAAATGGTTCTCTTCGCAGCCTGGATACTGTTCTTTTGGTACATTCCACAAGCGTCGATCCTAAGGAAGAGCTTGCATGAAGGCGAACGTGGACATGACGAGAGCAAACATCCCTTTTCCGAGGCTTGCTTGGAGCGCATTGGGATTATCGGGATATCCTTGATGGCTTCTTTGTCGGGCTTTGCAGCAGTATCGTCGCTATGGCAGACATTTGGCGTCCGACATCGTACAGTCAAGGAATCGGACATCTCACGCAAGGCCTCTGGACTTCAGGCTACACAAGACATGCTCGCAGCGAAGGCCAGCCGGGTACGCGCTCTCGAGCGTAAGATGAGCGAGTCCGCATCGCAGACCGAACAAGCCGGGTTCATGGGTCGTATGATGGGAGGTTTTCGGGGTTCAAAGGAAGCAACAGAACTCCAGTCCCTCCGTATGGAAGTCTCCGGCCTGGAAACGATGTCATTCACGCTCTCCAATACCCTTATGAGTACTCGTGCTCGTTACGTCGAGCAACAGCGCTCTAAGACCACCTGGGGCCGAATCCTCAACGTAGTCAACATGGGATTTGCCATCTACTGCGCCTACCGCATCATTGCGACATCGATCTCTTCGCTCCGTCGCCTCACGCAGCCAGGCTACACCACTGCGACTACGGATCCGATCAACAACTTTCTCGCTCTCGTCACAACCCATTGGGACAGCAATCTTGACCGCGAGGCCTGGTCCCGACAGATCTCTTTCTTGCTGTCCGGCGTTATGCTCCTGGCGTCCTTCAACGCTGTGTTGCAGACCTTCCGCGTGTTTGCTCGGTTCGCGCCGAATCTGCTGCAGCATGCGCAGACGAGTCTGCCGTTGGTTATCTCTCAGATCGCAGGCACATACGTCATCAGCTCGGCCTTGTTGTTGAGGAGCAATTTGCCAGCGGAGGTGAGTAGTGTCATTACGGAGGCTTTGGGTACGCCGTTGGAGGGAGGGTTTGTAATGGGTTGGTTTGAGAGCTGGTTTCTGGTCGCCGTGGGACTTACTGCGACGGGCATCCTGGTGGGCCGGAAAGTCAGCGGTGGT
- a CDS encoding 60S ribosomal protein L7: MLAITAMAAPYTPARLSPARCQFGHARITVPTKDQILVPETLLKKRKSQEKERAEKAEARDARKKENKSKRETIFKRAESYVKEYRDLEREKIRLGRVAKSEGSYYVPAEPKLVFVVRIKGINKIDPKKRKTLQLLRLLQINNGVFIRLTKATSEMLKIVEPFIAYGYPNLKSVRELVYKRGYAKTAEKHRIPLTDNSIIEAHLGKFGIVCMEDLIHEIYTVGPNFKQASNFLWPFKLSNPTGGFRPRKFKHFVEGGDLGNREEYINALIRQMN, encoded by the exons ATGCTCGCCATCACCGCGATGGCAGCACCATACACTCCAGCCCGCCTCAGTCCTGCGCGCTGTCAATTTGGGCACGCCAGAAT CACCGTCCCCACCAAGGACCAGATCCTGGTTCCAGAGACTCTTctcaagaagcgcaagagcCAGGAGAAGGAGCGCGCTGAGAAGGCTGAGGCTCGCGATGCCCGCAAGAAG GAGAACAAGTCCAAGCGCGAAACCATCTTCAAGCGTGCCGAGTCTTACGTGAAGGAGTACCGCGACCTCGAGCGCGAGAAGATCCGCCTGGGTCGTGTCGCCAAGTCTGAAGGCAGCTACTACGTCCCAGCCGAGCCCAAGCTCGTGTTCGTTGTGCGCATCAAGGGTATCAACAAGATCGACcccaagaagcgcaagactCTTCAGCTCCTCCGTCTGCTCCAGATCAACAACGGTGTCTTTATCCGCCTGACCAAGGCCACCTCGGAGATGCTCAAGATCGTCGAGCCATTCATCGCCTACGGTTACCCCAACCTCAAGTCTGTCCGTGAGCTCGTGTACAAGCGCGGTTACGCCAAGACTGCTGAGAAGCACCGCATTCCTCTCACCGACAACTCCATCATCGAAGCTCACCTCGGAAAGTTCGGCATCGTCTGCATGGAGGATCTCATCCACGAGATCTACACCGTCGGCCCCAACTTCAAGCAGGCCTCCAACTTCCTCTGGCCATTCAAGCTCAGCAACCCAACTGGTGGCTTCCGTCCTCGCAAGTTCAAGCACTTCGTCGAGGGAGGTGACCTCGGCAACCGTGAAGAGTACATCAACGCTCTCATCCGCCAGATGAACTAG